The proteins below come from a single Miscanthus floridulus cultivar M001 chromosome 1, ASM1932011v1, whole genome shotgun sequence genomic window:
- the LOC136453258 gene encoding HMG-Y-related protein A-like gives MATPTSSGDGSPPGSSDLVPPSYPEMIVAAIAALAEENGSSQAAIARRIEAEARGDLPASHPALVAAHLSRMSAAGELVAVAGGKYALPPPPPPAPPASESLADDEEDDDCADDDEEEEVPEPLPLPQLPAKRGRGRPPKPRPAGFPAAGVPGAAGPCPIGVLGAAATPAAAPRRRGRPPKPRDPHAPPKIPRPRGRPRKNPLPEGMAPRPRPGTPASAKAARPQFAEVGFV, from the exons ATGGCCACTCCCACTTCCAGTGGCGACGGCTCGCCCCCGGGCTCCTCCGACCTCGTGCCCCCCTCCTACCCCGAG ATGATCGTCGCTGCGATCGCCGCGCTCGCCGAGGAGAACGGCTCCAGCCAGGCCGCCATCGCGCGCCGCATCGAGGCGGAGGCCCGCGGCGACCTGCCGGCCTCGCACCCGGCGCTCGTCGCCGCCCACCTCTCGCGCATGTCCGCCGCCGGGGAGCTCGTCGCCGTCGCGGGGGGAAAGTACGCGCTGcccccgcctccgccgccggcaCCGCCGGCGTCGGAGTCACTGGCTGACGACGAAGAAGACGACGACTgcgccgacgacgacgaggaggaggaggtgccggaGCCTCTACCTCTGCCGCAGCTGCCCGCTAAGCGCGGGCGCGGAAGGCCCCCGAAGCCGCGGCCCGCGGGCTTCCCCGCCGCCGGCGTGCCAGGAGCTGCCGGCCCGTGCCCCATCGGCGTGCTCGGAGCCGCCGCGACCCCCGCCGCCGCGCCACGCCGGCGCGGCCGCCCTCCCAAGCCGCGGGACCCGCACGCGCCGCCCAAGATCCCGCGCCCGCGCGGCCGGCCGCGCAAGAACCCGCTCCCGGAGGGGATGGCCCCGCGGCCGCGCCCGGGCACGCCAGCGTCGGCCAAGGCGGCGCGCCCGCAGTTCGCCGAGGTCGGCTTCGTGTGA
- the LOC136453173 gene encoding pentatricopeptide repeat-containing protein At4g22760-like: MFEAMPARDVVSWNSMVAGLAKAGHLDEAIELFDRMPETNAASWNALVSGFMTQGHVAQAQELFERMPIRNNVSWITMISGYVKAGDVQAAANLFDRMDNKDLYAWNAMISCYAQNGCGREALGIFNRMLKPHNWVVPNEKTFSPVISACSQLGDLRFGLWVESFMGYVGVDLDNHLRTALVDLYTKSGQMDRAFELFRGLRSRDVVSYSAMIVGCGMHGKLNEAVGLFKEMSKARIDPNAVTFVGLLSAYSHAGLLEEARACFTSMSSKYEISSSMEHYTIMVDILGRCGKLEEAFQLIMQIPVCPHASVWGALLLACRLHNNIELGEVVASKCFELELEESGYYILLGNIYAQAKKWDKVKGLRKMMAERGLSKTPGSSWVHVA; encoded by the coding sequence ATGTTCGAGGCAATGCCCGCGCGGGATGTTGTGTCGTGGAACTCCATGGTCGCCGGACTCGCCAAGGCCGGCCACCTCGACGAGGCCATCGAACTGTTCGACCGAATGCCCGAGACAAACGCTGCGTCCTGGAACGCCCTCGTGTCCGGGTTCATGACACAAGGCCACGTGGCCCAAGCGCAGGAGCTGTTTGAGCGGATGCCCATCAGGAACAATGTTTCCTGGATCACGATGATCTCAGGGTATGTCAAGGCCGGCGACGTCCAAGCTGCTGCTAACCTGTTTGATAGGATGGATAATAAGGACCTTTATGCATGGAATGCGATGATCTCATGCTATGCACAGAATGGCTGTGGAAGAGAGGCACTCGGTATCTTTAACAGGATGTTGAAGCCACATAATTGGGTGGTACCCAATGAGAAGACTTTCTCCCCTGTCATCTCGGCATGTTCACAGCTGGGGGACTTGAGGTTCGGCTTGTGGGTTGAGAGTTTCATGGGGTATGTGGGGGTTGATCTGGATAATCACCTGCGTACCGCTCTGGTTGATTTGTACACCAAGAGTGGGCAAATGGATAGGGCTTTTGAATTGTTCAGAGGCTTGAGATCAAGGGATGTGGTGTCTTACAGTGCGATGATAGTGGGCTGTGGAATGCATGGCAAGTTAAATGAAGCTGTTGGCTTGTTCAAGGAGATGTCCAAAGCGAGGATTGATCCTAATGCGGTGACCTTTGTGGGGTTGTTGTCTGCATACAGTCATGCAGGGCTACTGGAAGAAGCTCGCGCTTGCTTCACTTCCATGTCAAGCAAATATGAGATTAGTTCTTCAATGGAACACTACACTATAATGGTAGACATTCTTGGGCGCTGCGGAAAGTTGGAAGAAGCATTCCAGCTGATCATGCAGATACCTGTATGCCCACATGCCAGTGTTTGGGGTGCCTTGCTTCTTGCTTGCAGGTTGCACAACAACATTGAGCTTGGGGAGGTTGTTGCTTCCAAGTGCTTTGAACTGGAGCTGGAAGAGAGTGGATATTACATTCTCTTGGGTAACATATATGCACAAGCAAAGAAGTGGGACAAGGTTAAGGGTTTAAGGAAGATGATGGCAGAAAGGGGTTTGAGTAAGACGCCTGGGAGTAGCTGGGTGCATGTTGCATAA